One Oncorhynchus clarkii lewisi isolate Uvic-CL-2024 unplaced genomic scaffold, UVic_Ocla_1.0 unplaced_contig_458_pilon_pilon, whole genome shotgun sequence genomic window, actagaactagataacaggtatactgcaactagataacagatatactgcaactagagAACAGATATGctacaactagataacagatatactacaactggataacagatatactgcaactagaactagataacagatatactgcaactagataacagatatactacaactagataacaggtatactgcaactagaactagataacaggtatactgcaactagataacagatatactgcaactagataacagatatactacaactagataaCAGGTATACTGCAACTTGAACTAGATAACAGGTATACTGCAACTAGAGAACAGATATGctacaactagataacagatatactacaactggataacagatatactgcaactagaactggataacagatatactgcaactagaactagataacagatatactgcaactagaaCTAGATAACAGGTATACTGCAACTggataacagatatactacaactagataacagatatactgcaactggataacagatatactacaactagataacagatatactgcaactagataagatatactacaactagataacagatatactacaacgagataacagatatactgcaactagataacagatatactacaactagataacagatatactacaactggataacagatatactacaactagataacagatatactgcaactagataacagatatactgcaactagataacagatatactacaactagataacagatatactacaactagataacagatatactacaactggataacagatatactacaactagataacagatatactacaactagataacagatatactacaactggataacagatatactgcaactagataacagatatactgcaactagagaacagatatactgcaactggataacagatatactgcataTTGGTGACCAAGAGTCGTCTGCTTAGGGTTTCAACAACTGTAATAACTTATTTATACAATCATCCACTTTACTACTGTGAAAAAATATGACTAAATATGACTGTTGTTGCTCACTTGACTGTTAAGAAAATAGTCAGTTTGTGAAAGCTTTCAAACATTCATTACAGACGTAAAAATCATGGGCATCACCTTTTAGCTCAAATAAAcagtggatttctgctgttgtgggcctttaaccatctgtctaactttgttgttcacacaggagagatacgggactatcgtggatcctctggagagcctcaacaacatcatgaagctgacgaggcagagaagagtccctccagatcagaacacctcaagaaacaccagcgGAAACCCACAAGGAAGAAATCTcaccactgctctgactgtgggaagagattcacctctTCAACAGACCTTAAAAGACATcagagaatacatacaggagagaaaccttatagttgTGATtggtgtgggaagagttttactacatctagccagctgactatacaccagagaatacacacaggagagaaaccttaccactgctctgactgtggaacaaGTTTTGTTTCTTCCCAATATTTAAAATcacacaagagaacacacacaatagcgaaaccttaccactgctctgactgtggaaagtgTTTTGTTTCGTCACAATATTTAAAATCacaccagaaaacacacacaggtgagaagctttatagctgtgatcaatgtgggaagagttttagtcACTCAAGCAACCTGATGGTACATTTGAGaatgcacactggagagaaaccttatagctgtgatcaatgcggCAAGAGTTTTACTTCATCTAGTCAGCTGACTAtacacaagagaacacacacaggagataaaccttaccactgctctgactgtggaaagagttttgtttCGTCCCAATATTTAAAATCACACCAGAaaacacacaaaggagagaagccttatagctgtgatcaatgtgggaggagttttact contains:
- the LOC139394268 gene encoding zinc finger protein 180-like isoform X1, which translates into the protein MSSLSCSPPAKEEEVSWTEKEALVKEEDEEEKAVTIEKQVEGEAVTVKEDEKDVSVKEEEDAFRVKEEEDVTVKEEEEDAVFGVKEEEEEMTVTSKMEEEEEEEETGYLGPVSQTHLMSSNGSNGELNRKMVLRNRSLINTREIRDYRGSSGEPQQHHEADEAEKSPSRSEHLKKHQRKPTRKKSHHCSDCGKRFTSSTDLKRHQRIHTGEKPYSCDWCGKSFTTSSQLTIHQRIHTGEKPYHCSDCGTSFVSSQYLKSHKRTHTIAKPYHCSDCGKCFVSSQYLKSHQKTHTGEKLYSCDQCGKSFSHSSNLMVHLRMHTGEKPYSCDQCGKSFTSSSQLTIHKRTHTGDKPYHCSDCGKSFVSSQYLKSHQKTHKGEKPYSCDQCGRSFTHSSNMISHQRTHTGAKPCGCNQCGKRFTQPNILIAHQRTHTGEKPYSCDQCGKNYAGKRSLIKHQKIHT